A single Watersipora subatra chromosome 7, tzWatSuba1.1, whole genome shotgun sequence DNA region contains:
- the LOC137400831 gene encoding DNA-binding protein HEXBP-like: protein MKNANLTWALLHEALRAREMANNSDRFQKNEGRSTDLKSEVKREVSKISEFDSRAQYRSNDRDRSYDSVGRSSPRGSPRSSRGYYGSEEHDTSRYGTRGREYNKDSGSRKYRDNSRKMYVSRHGENSRENIDRVCYNCRGSGHEMRSCPHIKCFSCGRRGHVSRYCRDKGGDVGYDRRGSSRRSGGSRDSSYERYGSRDISRGRYRGRESPRETRDKLSR, encoded by the coding sequence atgaagaatgccaatcttacttgggcgttattgcatgaggcattgagggctcgtgaaatgGCCAACAACTCGGATAGATTTCAGAAAAATGAGGGTAGAAGTACTGATTTAAaaagtgaggttaagagagaagtatCAAAgatatcagagtttgatagccgagcgcagtacaggagtaatgatagagatagaagctACGATTCAGtgggtagatcttcccctagaggtagccctaggagtagtagagggtattatggtagtgaggaacatgatactagtagatatgggacaagaggccgggagtataacaaggacagtggcagtaggaagtatagagacaatagcaggAAAATGTATGTCTCTAGACATGGAGAAAACAGTAGAGAAAATATAgatagagtttgctataattgcaGAGGTAGTGGCCATGagatgcggagttgtccccacattaaatgtttttcttgtggacggcgaggacatgtatcacgttattgtagggataagGGAGGAGATGTAGGTTACGATAGACGAGGTAGtagcaggaggtcaggaggtagccGTGATAGTAGCTATGAGCGATATGGCAGCAGGGATATTAGTAGGGggaggtacaggggccgagaaagcccccgcgaGACAAGAGACAAGTTGAGTAGATAA
- the LOC137399483 gene encoding uncharacterized protein: MEKFDELPKADIKTEDVVPSTSLPCDCHECDEQVAVCYCVDCALKMCDAHQQAHSLLAGEKHQTIPISTYQLHPGIYKKALCEQHGGEVLEVCDNCSCTACLRCDRSEESCEESPCGHTFTSLNTLKKKINAEFDNLLEQASEKLTELCILDKQIWNVLDEEEVECAKRIQMIERIRDEQIEMIREESEKLKEQIYEYQRGLTDQVELYNTELMAKKERLEESCSEVRKWLRESHVTEKVEQRQQMTDELVNNTDVKVDCPLTRTPALIHSSNQLLQQPKLVATPTSLTFISEHSTNSGCYSAAYAGNDKLFLGCGDGVKCLNKGASEEIKLTARVINLLVTSVRVYNNIVYILHDNGNERTVYQCLSEVSKREKLFSFNYLGKAASEAAVGKDYIVAINPDEGKLVLYNFTTKLTMILTPSIRPFDLHFLPDGDLLTLSVSSNNLIRCRIEDDQLTTIWTCEGLDEACTVTSDIDGFIYVSSRIKTIYIISPEGDMMKEISNNNLPDFCGQISIRGRKELAVPTWGGKSVCLFKVNHY, encoded by the exons ATGGAAAAATTTGATGAGCTACCAAAAGCTGACATAAAAACTGAAGATGTTGTACCTTCAACATCATTACCATGCGACTGCCATGAGTGTGATGAACAAGTGGCTGTTTGTTACTGCGTTGATTGTGCTCTGAAAATGTGTGACGCCCATCAGCAA GCTCACAGCTTATTGGCTGGTGAAAAACATCAGACCATACCAATATCTACATACCAGTTGCATCCTGGGATATATAAGAAGGCGTTATGTGAGCAACATGGCGGGGAAGTGTTAGAAGTCTGTGATAATTGTAGTTGTACAGCTTGTCTAAGATGTGACAGAAGTGAAGAGAGCTGCGAAG AGTCTCCGTGTGGCCACACATTCACTTCATTGAACACgttaaagaaaaaaataaacgCTGAATTTGACAACTTACTTGAACAAGCAAGTGAGAAGTTAACAGAGTTATGTATATTAGACAAACAGATATGGAATGTTCTAGATGAGGAGGAAGTTGAGTGTGCTAAGAGAATACAGATGATAGAAAGAATACGTGATGAACAG ATTGAAATGATCAGAGAGGAAAGTGAGAAACTAAAGGAGCAGATTTATGAGTACCAGAGAGGGCTGACAGATCAAGTAGAGTTATACAACACAGAGTTAATGGCTAAGAAAGAGAGACTGGAGGAGTCATGTTCAGAAGTAAGGAAGTGGTTGAGAGAGAGTCATGTGACTGAGAAAGTGGAGCAGAGGCAGCAGATGACAGATGAGCTGGTGAATAACACAGATGTAAAGGTTGATTGCCCACTTACCAGGACTCCAGCTCTCATACACAGCA GTAATCAACTTCTACAGCAGCCAAAGTTAGTTGCTACCCCCACATCACTGACTTTTATATCTGAACACTCTACTAACAGTGGATGTTACTCAGCTGCATATGCTGGAAATGACAAACTTTTTTTGGGATGCGGTGATGGAGTGAAATGTCTGAATAAAGGTGCTTCAGAAGAGATCAAGCTGACAGCAAGAGTAATAAACTTACTAGTAACATCTGTTCGGGTATACAATAACATCGTTTACATTTTGCATGATAATGGAAATGAGAGGACTGTTTATCAGTGCCTGTCTGAAGTTAGCAAGAGAGAGAAGTTGTTTTCCTTCAACTATCTGGGCAAAGCGGCATCAGAAGCTGCTGTTGGTAAAGACTACATAGTTGCTATTAACCCTGATGAGGGAAAGCTAGTACTCTACAATTTTACTACTAAATTAACAATGATTTTAACTCCTAGTATACGACCATTCGATCTGCACTTCTTACCAGATGGAGACCTGCTGACACTGAGTGTGTCTTCAAATAATCTTATTAGATGTAGAATTGAAGATGATCAACTTACCACCATCTGGACTTGTGAAGGACTGGATGAGGCCTGTACTGTCACCTCTGACATTGATGGATTCATTTATGTCAGCTCTAGAATAAAGACTATCTACATCATCTCTCCTGAAG GTGATATGATGAAAGagattagtaataataatctaccaGACTTCTGTGGACAAATAAGTATTAGAGGAAGAAAAGAACTGGCAGTTCCTACATGGGGAGGCAAatctgtgtgtctgtttaagGTTAACCACTATTAA